One region of Thunnus thynnus chromosome 14, fThuThy2.1, whole genome shotgun sequence genomic DNA includes:
- the LOC137197400 gene encoding uncharacterized protein isoform X2 — protein MGQLFSSEEELSDVKDAIGYLLYNAMVEAGAVPNLRVVHPLRLADHDENLDSRAGLQEQLQQLQGDIGNRAPTYLRDLIGRLSSFSDEPRLAGLLGLVVTMVMDMAYTSSKQSSEVKGKSAGSSSAQRVWELQEVMEEYLKRVRINLNDKNKLIQDSFRLEAQLSLTLTQLKTCLLGGDCDSRCLRHWASGAAFHTQMLVHLAGLEYKAEPLAARTALEQYKDDLTQIIPAYRRYKSNTVCVVKCRGGLPASRDPSGEVPEEGSMTGLTVTDRETGKSVTIPLSAMEAETGRKRSVSGPDIPSAAASSSVNLDLITSDQYAQAYLDHLFSEKGPVAEVKNYFTRASDNLRTFRTEPGCTKRTGVRDVIEQVDAVHLNDQAEGINGEQTSERGKGENQKAERRGREETEERDQRDESLKLSIVETQPEESLNQSPHSATST, from the exons ATGGGCCAGCTGTTTTCATCCGAAGAAGAGCTTTCTGATGTGAAGGACGCAATTGGTTATCTCCTCTACAATGCTATGGTGGAAGCCGGTGCGGTACCTAACCTCAGAGTTGTTCACCCTCTCCGCCTCGCCGATCACGATGAGAACCTGGACTCCAGGGCCGGCCTCCAGGAACAACTGCAACAG CTGCAGGGCGACATTGGAAACAGGGCACCCACCTACctgagggatctgattggccgATTGTCGTCGTTCTCAGATGAGCCACGTCTGGCTGGCCTGCTTGGATTAGTGGTGACTATGGTGATGGATATGGCCTACACGTCATCAAAACAGTCATCAGAGGTGAAAGGGAAGTCGGCGGGGTCATCATCAGCTCAG AGAGTCTGGGAGCTccaggaggtgatggaggagtaCCTGAAACGTGTTAGGATCAACctgaatgataaaaacaaactgatccAGGACTCCTTCAGACTTGAGGCCCAGCTCAGCCTCACCCTCACCCAGCTGAAGACCTGCCTGCTGGGGGGAGACTGTGACTCCAG ATGTTTGAGGCACTGGGCCAGCGGAGCAGCATTTCACACCCAAATGTTGGTTCACCTTGCTGGTCTTGAGTACAAGGCCGAACCCCTTGCTGCAAGGACTGCACTGGAGCAATACAAGGACGACCTCACACAGATTATACCTGCTTACAG GCGTTATAAGTCTAACACAGTGTGTGTTGTGAAATGTCGAGGGGGTCTTCCGGCATCACGTGACCCCTCGGGTGAGGTGCCGGAGGAGGGATCCATGACAGGACTcactgtgacagacagagagacaggaaagagTGTGACCATCCCGCTGTCTGCCATGGAGGCAGAGACAG GGAGAAAAAGGAGCGTCTCTGGGCCTGATATCCCCTCAGCAGCTGCGTCCTCCTCCGTTAACCTGGACCTGATCACCTCAGATCAGTACGCCCAGGCATACCTGGACCATCTGTTCTCTGAAAAAGGACCGGTGGCAGAAGTGAAGAACTACTTTACCAGGGCCAGTGACAATCTGAGAACGTTCAGGACTGAACCAGGATGTACAAAAAGGACCGGGGTGAGAGATGTGATAGAACAAGTTGATGCAGTGCATCTTAATGACCAGGCAGAGGGTATAAATGGAGAACAAACAAGTGAAAGGGGAAAAGGTGAAAATCAGAAGGCAGAAAGAAGAGGAcgagaagagacagaagaacGAGATCAAAGAGATGAGAGTCTGAAGCTGAGTATTGTAGAGACACAGCCAGAGGAAAGCCTCAATCAGAGTCCTCACAGTGCAACAAGTACTTAA
- the thumpd2 gene encoding THUMP domain-containing protein 2 — translation MTEPGSERSLVRYFCTAGNGMERFLVDEVKKKLAAEDVCQMPGKVLFSSSATIVRVSELKAAERLFLLLKQDSPVRLSGHTNPAKAASVLQSRLLGDINEWTSAVMTWSRLQGELAGRRTTVNISNTFLEGRKREEGRESEEQRREEEKCDEEFRKSTGEQREEESGDGRMRCAVQRGEKTSRETCGVEAQTLEKKRKRDDEEEASSDKNVEKPRTSERAIMREDDEEGRRVVMEFVSCIQNGEKEMMSETDLYGKGSVCNHATPGLDHDVESSSWKIDDMTEDCAVENVVHVKTTRGGDKTPLQPSRNKPEPPPPSPLPSSVPASFRISCKCTGSLSRYLSIQEVSKVIGAGLSRLLGWKVDLKNPQLEVAVNLSDDHCLLGIPLTRLPLANRSYIKTTGLRSTVAWAMASLAQIQSGSCVVDPMCGVGTILIEAAQEHKDVCFLGMDIDDGQLQKANENVVFAELGNRIHLLKASSMVLPLPSASVDAVVCDLPFGRKFGTKTNMAANLPLILTEMERVLCFGGTLVLLLSPQLSCLLKKLLAQKGTGPTSNQETEPQTGKRDCPFSPLSSSKQQTFQSFQGVKSSSTQEKDPQTGLQHSLSPPLSSLKLQATLRVSLGAIDGLIHKYVKTDT, via the exons ATGACTGAACCGGGAAGTGAGCGGAGTTTAGTTCGCTACTTCTGCACCGCCGGTAACGGGATGGAGCGTTTCTTAGTTGACGAGGTGAAGAAGAAGCTGGCGGCTGAAGAC GTGTGTCAGATGCCAGGTAAAGTGTTGTTCAGCTCCTCTGCAACAATCGTCAGAGTCAGTGAGCTGAAGGCTGCGGAGAGACTCTTCCTCCTGTTGAAACAAGACTCACCTGTGAGGCTGTCTGGCCACACAAACCCAG CAAAGGCAGCCTCTGTGTTGCAGTCCAGACTTTTGGGTGACATAAATGAATGGACCAGTGCTGTAATGACATGGAGCCGCCTGCAGGGGGAGTTGGCAGGAAGGAGAACTACTGTCAACATATCAAACACTTTCCTggaagggaggaagagggaggagggcagagagagcgaagaacagaggagagaggaggagaagtgcGATGAGGAGTTCCGAAAAAGTAcaggagagcagagggaggaggagagtggagaCGGGAGGATGAGATGTGCAGTACAGAGGGGGGAAAAGACGAGCAGAGAGACCTGTGGAGTCGAAGCCCAGacactggagaaaaaaagaaagagggatgatgaagaggaggcaAGTAGTGACAAAAATGTAGAGAAACCGAGGACATCTGAGAGAGCAATAATGAGAGAGGATGatgaagaggggaggagggtggTTATGGAATTTGTCAGCTGTAtacaaaatggagaaaaagaaatgatgtCAGAAACAGATTTGTATGGCAAAGGATCAGTGTGTAACCACGCAACACCAGGACTAGACCACGATGTGGAAAGTAGCAGCTGGAAGATAGATGACATGACAGAGGACTGTGCTGTGGAAAATGTGGTACATG TGAAGACCACCAGAGGAGGAGATAAGACACCACTGCAGCCCAGCAGGAACAAACCAGAGCCGCCGCCGCCGTCGCCGCTGCCTTCTTCTGTCCCGGCTTCCTTTAGGATCAGCTGCAAGTGTACCGGATCTCTGTCCCGATACCTCAGCATACAG GAGGTGAGCAAAGTTATCGGAGCAGGTCTGAGCAGACTGTTGGGCTGGAAGGTTGACCTGAAGAATCCACAGCTGGAG GTTGCTGTTAACTTGAGTGATGACCACTGCCTGCTGGGGATACCACTGACCAG GTTACCTCTGGCTAACCGGAGCTACATTAAAACCACAGGACTGAGGTCTACAGTAGCCTGGGCTATGGCCTCGCTGGCTCAGATACAG TCAGGTTCCTGTGTGGTTGATCCAATGTGTGGGGTGGGAACCATCTTAATAGAAGCAGCACAGGAACATAAG GATGTCTGTTTCCTGGGTATGGACATTGATGACGGACAGCTGCAGAAAGCCAATGAGAACGTAGTGTTTGCAGAGCTGGGAAACAGGATACACCTGCTGAAAGCTTCATCCATGG tgctgCCTCTGCCCAGTGCCAGTGTAGATGCTGTCGTTTGTGACCTGCCATTTGGCAGGAAGTTTggcaccaaaacaaacatggcaGCCAACTTGCCACTCATCCTCACTGAGATGGAGAG agtcCTCTGTTTTGGTGGTACCCTGGTTCTCCTCCTGAGTCCTCAGTTGTCCTGTCTCCTGAAGAAACTCCTGGCACAGAAAGGCACAGGACCAACATCTAACCAGGAAACTGAGCCTCAAACTGGGAAACGAGACTGTCCATTTTCTCCCCTGTCTTCCTCAAAACAGCAGACTTTCCAAAGCTTCCAGGGTGTCAAATCATCCTCTACCCAGGAAAAAGATCCTCAGACTGGGCTACAACACAGtctgtctccccctctctcctcactGAAGCTCCAGGCGACTCTGAGAGTCAGCTTAGGCGCGATAGATGGACTCATCCATAAATATGTCAAGACAGACACTTGA
- the LOC137197400 gene encoding uncharacterized protein isoform X1 codes for MGQLFSSEEELSDVKDAIGYLLYNAMVEAGAVPNLRVVHPLRLADHDENLDSRAGLQEQLQQLQGDIGNRAPTYLRDLIGRLSSFSDEPRLAGLLGLVVTMVMDMAYTSSKQSSEVKGKSAGSSSAQQRVWELQEVMEEYLKRVRINLNDKNKLIQDSFRLEAQLSLTLTQLKTCLLGGDCDSRCLRHWASGAAFHTQMLVHLAGLEYKAEPLAARTALEQYKDDLTQIIPAYRRYKSNTVCVVKCRGGLPASRDPSGEVPEEGSMTGLTVTDRETGKSVTIPLSAMEAETGRKRSVSGPDIPSAAASSSVNLDLITSDQYAQAYLDHLFSEKGPVAEVKNYFTRASDNLRTFRTEPGCTKRTGVRDVIEQVDAVHLNDQAEGINGEQTSERGKGENQKAERRGREETEERDQRDESLKLSIVETQPEESLNQSPHSATST; via the exons ATGGGCCAGCTGTTTTCATCCGAAGAAGAGCTTTCTGATGTGAAGGACGCAATTGGTTATCTCCTCTACAATGCTATGGTGGAAGCCGGTGCGGTACCTAACCTCAGAGTTGTTCACCCTCTCCGCCTCGCCGATCACGATGAGAACCTGGACTCCAGGGCCGGCCTCCAGGAACAACTGCAACAG CTGCAGGGCGACATTGGAAACAGGGCACCCACCTACctgagggatctgattggccgATTGTCGTCGTTCTCAGATGAGCCACGTCTGGCTGGCCTGCTTGGATTAGTGGTGACTATGGTGATGGATATGGCCTACACGTCATCAAAACAGTCATCAGAGGTGAAAGGGAAGTCGGCGGGGTCATCATCAGCTCAG CAGAGAGTCTGGGAGCTccaggaggtgatggaggagtaCCTGAAACGTGTTAGGATCAACctgaatgataaaaacaaactgatccAGGACTCCTTCAGACTTGAGGCCCAGCTCAGCCTCACCCTCACCCAGCTGAAGACCTGCCTGCTGGGGGGAGACTGTGACTCCAG ATGTTTGAGGCACTGGGCCAGCGGAGCAGCATTTCACACCCAAATGTTGGTTCACCTTGCTGGTCTTGAGTACAAGGCCGAACCCCTTGCTGCAAGGACTGCACTGGAGCAATACAAGGACGACCTCACACAGATTATACCTGCTTACAG GCGTTATAAGTCTAACACAGTGTGTGTTGTGAAATGTCGAGGGGGTCTTCCGGCATCACGTGACCCCTCGGGTGAGGTGCCGGAGGAGGGATCCATGACAGGACTcactgtgacagacagagagacaggaaagagTGTGACCATCCCGCTGTCTGCCATGGAGGCAGAGACAG GGAGAAAAAGGAGCGTCTCTGGGCCTGATATCCCCTCAGCAGCTGCGTCCTCCTCCGTTAACCTGGACCTGATCACCTCAGATCAGTACGCCCAGGCATACCTGGACCATCTGTTCTCTGAAAAAGGACCGGTGGCAGAAGTGAAGAACTACTTTACCAGGGCCAGTGACAATCTGAGAACGTTCAGGACTGAACCAGGATGTACAAAAAGGACCGGGGTGAGAGATGTGATAGAACAAGTTGATGCAGTGCATCTTAATGACCAGGCAGAGGGTATAAATGGAGAACAAACAAGTGAAAGGGGAAAAGGTGAAAATCAGAAGGCAGAAAGAAGAGGAcgagaagagacagaagaacGAGATCAAAGAGATGAGAGTCTGAAGCTGAGTATTGTAGAGACACAGCCAGAGGAAAGCCTCAATCAGAGTCCTCACAGTGCAACAAGTACTTAA